In a single window of the Campylobacter iguaniorum genome:
- a CDS encoding response regulator transcription factor produces MKILLLEDDYEYQISVKEYLENLGYEIDEASDGIEACDKIAKNSYHLLILDIKVPEISGHEVMKYAKNLNLQAPIMIMTSLTNIEDISTGYELGCNEYLKKPFNLAELKFRVNELMRKYYSKDDKNIIKIAKNFDYDTNLKQIKNGQNIVNLSQKEINLIEFLLSRVGMFSSIDDIKYEIWEDKEIDDAGIRMHIKNIRNKTSDDFIISHRGMGYKINV; encoded by the coding sequence TTGAAAATTTTACTTCTCGAAGATGATTACGAATACCAAATAAGCGTAAAAGAGTATCTAGAAAACTTAGGATATGAGATAGATGAGGCAAGTGATGGCATAGAAGCTTGCGATAAAATAGCAAAAAATAGCTATCATCTTTTGATACTAGATATAAAAGTTCCTGAAATTTCAGGACATGAAGTTATGAAATATGCCAAAAATCTAAATTTACAAGCCCCAATCATGATAATGACATCATTGACAAACATAGAAGACATAAGCACAGGATATGAGCTAGGCTGCAATGAATATCTCAAAAAGCCATTTAATCTAGCAGAATTAAAATTTCGCGTAAATGAGCTAATGAGAAAATACTACTCAAAAGATGACAAAAATATAATCAAAATAGCAAAAAATTTTGATTATGATACAAATTTAAAACAGATAAAAAACGGTCAAAATATAGTAAATTTAAGCCAAAAAGAGATAAATTTGATAGAGTTTTTACTCAGCAGAGTTGGAATGTTTTCAAGTATCGATGATATAAAATACGAAATTTGGGAAGATAAAGAGATAGACGATGCTGGAATAAGAATGCATATAAAAAACATAAGAAATAAAACAAG